One Bos taurus isolate L1 Dominette 01449 registration number 42190680 breed Hereford chromosome 14, ARS-UCD2.0, whole genome shotgun sequence genomic region harbors:
- the LOC512175 gene encoding LOW QUALITY PROTEIN: protein C1orf43 homolog (The sequence of the model RefSeq protein was modified relative to this genomic sequence to represent the inferred CDS: substituted 1 base at 1 genomic stop codon) yields MTSVSNWLAGVNVMLVMAYGSLVFVLLFIFVKRQNMRFAMKSQRGPHVPVGHNAPNDLKEEIDTQLCKVQDIMYEPQLLEDDDARLLQLETQGNQNCYNXLYRMKASEIPFHAEGQHPHSLMAKNFRSYLLDLGNISTPFKGMRKALTDTLLDGYETARYGTGVFGLIEYLRYQEALSELATVVKAQSGSSQRQHQSAAKDLTQSPEVSPTTIQVTYLPSSQKSKHAKHFLELKSFKDNYNTLESTL; encoded by the coding sequence ATGACGTCCGTCAGTAACTGGCTGGCTGGCGTGAATGTCATGCTGGTGATGGCCTACGGGAGCCTGGTGTTTGTACTGCTATTTATTTTTGTGAAGAGGCAAAACATGCGCTTTGCAATGAAATCCCAAAGGGGACCTCATGTCCCTGTGGGACACAATGCCCCCAACGACTTAAAAGAGGAGATTGATACCCAATTGTGCAAGGTTCAGGATATCATGTATGAACCTCAGCTTCTCGAAGATGATGATGCAAGACTGCTACAGCTGGAAACCCAGGGAAATCAAAATTGCTACAACTAACTATACAGGATGAAAGCCTCTGAGATCCCATTTCATGCCGAAGGCCAGCATCCCCATTCCTTAATGGCCAAGAATTTCCGCTCCTACCTGCTAGATCTTGGAAACATTAGTACTCCTTTCAAGGGTATGCGCAAGGCCCTCACTGATACCCTGCTGGATGGCTATGAGACAGCCCGCTATGGGACAGGGGTCTTTGGCCTGATTGAGTACCTGCGCTATCAGGAGGCCCTGAGTGAGCTGGCCACAGTGGTTAAAGCACAAAGTGGGAGCTCTCAGCGACAACACCAGTCAGCAGCCAAAGACCTAACCCAGTCTCCTGAAGTCTCCCCAACAACCATCCAGGTGACATACCTCCCCTCCAGTCAGAAGAGTAAACATGCCAAGCACTTCCTCGAACTGAAGAGCTTTAAGGACAACTATAACACACTGGAGAGTACGCTGTGA